The stretch of DNA ACAGTTATGGGTAATTAAAACGAACACTATGCAACAAATAAAATGGTTTGAACGAAAATTTGAATTTTCCTTCCAGCAAAATATTTTTCCATCAATTATTGAAAGACTTGATGGTACCTTTATACGATTAAAAACAAAAATTGAGCAAATACCATCTGAATTGTTAGAAGTCAAACTGGATGGAAAATGGTCTATAAAAGAAAATATCGGACATCTAATTGATTTAGAACCATTATGGCAAGGACGACTTGACGATATCTTGGAAAATAAGGAATATTTAAGAACGGCTGATTTGGAAAACAAAAAAACAGACCTAGCTCTGCATAACAAAACGGACATTAATAATTTGCTGTCACAATTTCAGAATTTACGAAAAGTAACATTGAATAAACTAGATGAATTGACAGAACAGGATGTGTATAAAACGGCCCTGCACCCCAGACTAAAAAAACCAATGAGAACCATGGATTTGTTTTTGTTTGTAGCTGAACACGATGACCATCATTTAGCAAGAATGACAGAAATAAAAAGGACTACCTAAAACAAGATGTAAAATGCACTTTATACAAATCATTGTAGCCAATATATAAAATGCCCAGAGATGAAAAGAATATATCGGACAAAATTGACCACTTATTCAGAT from Flavivirga spongiicola encodes:
- a CDS encoding DinB family protein, whose product is MQQIKWFERKFEFSFQQNIFPSIIERLDGTFIRLKTKIEQIPSELLEVKLDGKWSIKENIGHLIDLEPLWQGRLDDILENKEYLRTADLENKKTDLALHNKTDINNLLSQFQNLRKVTLNKLDELTEQDVYKTALHPRLKKPMRTMDLFLFVAEHDDHHLARMTEIKRTT